A window from Camelus dromedarius isolate mCamDro1 chromosome 9, mCamDro1.pat, whole genome shotgun sequence encodes these proteins:
- the CELSR2 gene encoding cadherin EGF LAG seven-pass G-type receptor 2 isoform X3, translating to MRSPAARAPLPTPLPPLLLLLLLPPPPLLGDQVGPCRSLGLGGRGSSGACSPVGWLCPASSSNLWLYTSRCRDAGTELTGHLVPHHDGLRVWCPESGAHIPLPPAPEDCPWSCRLLGIGGHLSPQGKLTLPHEHLCLKAPRLRCQSCKLVQTPGFRAGGSSAEEPVGGRRKRNVNTAPQFQPPSYQATVPENQPAGTPVASLRAIDPDEGEAGRLEYTMDALFDSRSNHFFSLDPITGAVTTAEELDRETKSTHVFRVTAQDHGMPRRSALATLTILVTDTNDHDPVFEQQEYKESLRENLEVGYEVLTVRATDGDAPPNANILYRLLEGPGGSPSEVFEIDPRSGVIRTRGPVDREEVESYQLTVEASDQGRDPGPRSATAAVFLSVEDDNDNAPQFSEKRYVVQVREDVTPGAPVLRVTASDRDKGSNALVHYSIMSGNARGQFYLDAQTGALDVVSPLDYETTKEYTLRVRAQDGGRPPLSNVSGLVTVQVLDINDNAPIFVSTPFQATVLESVPLGYLVLHVQAIDADAGDNARLEYRLVGVGPDFPFTINNGTGWISVAAELDREEVDFYSFGVEARDHGTPALTASASVSVTILDVNDNNPTFTQPEYTVRLNEDAAVGTSVVTVSAVDRDAHSVITYQITSGNTRNRFSITSQSGGGLVSLALPLDYKLERQYVLAVTASDGTRQDTAQVVVNVTDANTHRPVFQSSHYTVNVNEDRPAGTTVVLISATDEDTGENARITYFMEDSIPQFRIDADTGAVTTQAELDYEDQVSYTLAITARDNGIPQKSDTTYLEILVNDVNDNAPQFLRDSYQGRVYEDVPPFTSVLQISATDRDSGLNGRVFYTFQGGDDGDGDFIVESTSGIVRTLRRLDRENVAQYILRAYAVDKGMPPARTPTEVTVTVLDVNDNPPVFEQDEFDVFVEENSPIGLAVARVTATDPDEGTNAQIMYQIVEGNIPEVFQLDIFSGELTALVDLDYEDRPEYILVIQATSAPLVSRATVHVRLLDRNDNPPVLGNFEILFNNYVTNRSSSFPGGAIGRVPAHDPDISDSLTYSFERGNELSLVLLNASTGELRLSRALDNNRPLEAIMSVLVSDGVHSVTAQCALRVTIITDEMLTHSITLRLEDMSPERFLSPLLGLFIQAVAATLATPPDHVVVFNVQRDTDAPGGHILNVSLSVGQPPGPGGGPPFLPSEDLQERLYLNRSLLTAISAQRVLPFDDNICLREPCENYMRCVSVLRFDSSAPFIASSSVLFRPIHPVGGLRCRCPPGFTGDYCETEVDLCYSRPCGPHGRCRSREGGYTCLCREGYTGEHCEVSARSGRCTPGVCKNGGTCVNLLVGGFKCDCPSGDFEKPFCQVTTRSFPARSFITFRGLRQRFHFTLALSFATKERDGLLLYNGRFNEKHDFVALEVIQEQVQLTFSAGESTTTVSPFVPGGVSDGQWHTVQLKYYNKPLLGQTGLPQGPSEQKVAVVTVDGCDTGVALRFGAVLGNYSCAAQGTQGGSKKSLDLTGPLLLGGVPDLPESFPVRTRHFVGCMRNLQVDSRHVDMADFIANNGTVPGCPAKKNVCDSNTCHNGGTCVNQWDAFSCECPLGFGGKSCAQEMANPQRFLGSSLVAWHGLSLPISQPWHLSLMFRTRQADGVLLQAVTRGRSTITLQLREGHVVLSVEGTGLQASSLRLEPGRANDGDWHHAQLALGASGGPGHAILSFDYGQQQAEGNLGPRLHGLHLSNITVGGVPGPASGVARGFRGCLQGVRVSEMPEGVSSLDPSHGESINVEPGCSLPDPCDSNPCPANSYCSDDWDSYSCSCDPGYYGDNCTNVCDLNPCEHHSTCTRKPSAPHGYTCECPQNYLGPYCETRIDQPCPRGWWGHPTCGPCNCDVSKGFDPDCNKTSGECHCKENHYQPPGSPTCLLCDCYPTGSLSRVCDPEDGQCPCKPGVIGRQCDRCDNPFAEVTINGCEVNYDSCPRAIEAGIWWPRTHFGLPAAAPCPRGSFGTAVRHCDEHRGWLPPNLFNCTSVTFSELKGFAERLQRNESGLDSGRSQRLALLLRNATQHTAGYFGSDVKVAYQLATRLLAHESAQRGFGLSATQDVHFTENLLRVGSALLDAANKRHWELIQQTEGGTAWLLQHYEAYASALAQNMRHTYLSPFTIVTPNIVISVVRLDKGNFAGAKLPRYEALRGERPPDLETTVILPESVFRETTTVVRPAGPGEAQEPEELARRQRRHPELSQGEAVASVIIYRTLAGLLPHNYDPDKRSLRVPKRPVINTPVVSISVHDDEELLPRALDKPVTVQFRLLETEERTKPICVFWNHSILVSGTGGWSARGCEVVFRNESHVSCQCNHMTSFAVLMDVSRRENGEILPLKTLTYVALGVTLATLLLTFLFLTILRALRSNQHGIRRNLTAALGLAQLVFLLGINQADLPFACTVIAILLHFLYLCTFSWALLEALHLYRALTEVRDVNAGPMRFYYMLGWGVPAFITGLAVGLDPEGYGNPDFCWLSIYDTLIWSFAGPVAFAVSMSVFLYILAARASCAAQRQGFEKKGPVSGLRPSFAVLLLLSATWLLALLSVNSDTLLFHYLFAACNCIQGPFIFLSYVVLSKEVRKALKFACSRKPSPDPALTTKSTLTSSYNCPSPFTDGRLYQPYGDSAGSVHSASRSGKSQPSYIPFLLREESTLNPGQGPPGLGDPGGLFLEGQDQQHDPDTDSDSDLSLEDDQSGSYASTHSSDSEEEEEGEAAFPGEPGWDSLLGPGAERLPLHSTPKDGGLGPGKAPWPGDFGTTAKEGGGSGASEERPRENGDAMLREGSVGPIPGPSAQPHKGILKKKCLPTISEKSSLLRLPLEQGTGSSRGSSASEGSRGGPPPRPPPRQSLQEQLNGVMPIAMSIKAGTVDEDSSGSEG from the exons ATGCGGAGCCCGGCGGCCCGCGCCCCTCTTCCAacgccgctgccgccgctgctgctactgctgctgctgccgccgccgccactaCTAGGAGACCAAGTGGGACCCTGTCGTTCCCTGGGGCTCGGGGGACGCGGCTCCTCGGGGGCCTGCTCCCCCGTGGGTTGGCTCTGTCCAGCCTCATCCTCGAACCTCTGGCTCTATACCAGCCGCTGCAGGGATGCGGGGACCGAACTGACTGGCCATCTCGTGCCCCATCACGATGGTCTGAGGGTCTGGTGTCCAGAATCCGGGGCCCACATACCCCTGCCGCCAGCCCCTGAAGACTGTCCCTGGAGCTGTCGTCTCCTAGGCATTGGAGGCCACCTTTCCCCACAGGGCAAGCTTACCCTGCCCCATGAGCACCTGTGCTTAAAGGCCCCACGGCTGAGATGTCAGTCCTGTAAGCTGGTGCAGACCCCAGGGTTCAGGGCAGGGGGAAGCTCAGCAGAAGAGCCCGTGGGTGGGCGTCGGAAAAGGAATGTGAATACAGCCCCTCAGTTCCAGCCCCCCAGCTACCAGGCCACAGTGCCCGAGAACCAGCCAGCTGGTACACCTGTGGCATCTCTGCGAGCCATCGACCCTGATGAGGGTGAGGCAGGTCGGCTTGAGTACACCATGGATGCCCTCTTCGATAGCCGCTCCAACCATTTCTTCTCCCTGGACCCAATCACTGGTGCAGTAACCACAGCCGAGGAGCTGGATCGTGAGACCAAGAGTACCCATGTCTTCAGGGTCACAGCACAGGATCATGGCATGCCCCGACGCAGTGCCCTGGCCACACTCACCATCTTGGTGACCGACACCAATGATCACGACCCTGTTTTTGAGCAACAGGAGTACAAGGAGAGCCTTAGGGAGAACCTGGAGGTTGGCTATGAGGTTCTCACTGTCAGAGCCACAGATGGTGATGCCCCTCCCAATGCCAATATTCTGTACCGCCTGCTGgaagggcctgggggcagcccctCTGAAGTCTTTGAGATTGACCCTCGCTCTGGGGTAATCCGAACCCGTGGGCCGGTAGATCGGGAAGAGGTGGAGTCCTACCAGTTGACGGTGGAAGCAAGTGACCAGGGTCGGGATCCCGGTCCACGGAGCGCTACAGCTGCTGTTTTCCTGTCTGTGGAGGATGATAATGACAATGCCCCCCAGTTCAGTGAGAAGCGGTATGTGGTCCAGGTGAGGGAGGATGTGACCCCGGGAGCCCCGGTACTTCGGGTCACAGCCTCGGATAGAGACAAGGGCAGCAACGCCTTGGTGCATTACAGCATCATGAGTGGCAACGCTCGGGGACAGTTTTACTTAGATGCCCAGACTGGGGCTCTGGACGTGGTGAGCCCTCTTGACTACGAAACGACCAAGGAATATACCCTAAGGGTTCGGGCCCAGGATGGCGGCCGCCCCCCTCTCTCCAACGTCTCCGGCCTGGTGACAGTGCAGGTTCTGGACATCAATGACAATGCCCCCATCTTCGTCAGTACCCCCTTCCAGGCTACTGTCCTTGAGAGTGTCCCCTTAGGCTACCTGGTTCTCCATGTCCAGGCCATTGATGCTGATGCTGGTGACAATGCCCGCCTGGAATACCGCCTTGTCGGGGTTGGGCCTGACTTCCCCTTCACCATCAACAACGGCACAGGCTGGATCTCTGTGGCTGCTGAGCTGGACCGGGAGGAGGTTGATTTCTATAGCTTTGGAGTAGAAGCCCGAGACCATGGCACCCCAGCACTCACTGCCTCAGCCAGTGTCAGTGTGACCATCTTGGATGTCAATGACAACAACCCGACTTTTACCCAACCAGAGTACACAGTGCGCCTCAATGAGGACGCAGCTGTGGGCACCAGCGTGGTGACAGTGTCGGCCGTAGACCGTGATGCCCACAGTGTCATCACCTACCAGATCACCAGCGGCAACACCCGAAACCGCTTCTCCATCACCAGCCAGAGTGGTGGTGGGCTGGTGTCCCTCGCCCTGCCGCTGGACTATAAACTTGAACGGCAGTATGTGCTGGCCGTCACTGCTTCCGATGGCACACGACAGGACACAGCACAAGTGGTGGTAAACGTCACCGACGCCAATACCCATCGTCCTGTATTTCAGAGCTCCCACTACACAGTTAATGTTAACGAGGACCGTCCAGCAGGCACTACGGTGGTGCTAATTAGTGccacagatgaggacacaggtGAGAATGCCCGCATCACCTACTTTATGGAGGACAGCATCCCCCAGTTCCGCATTGATGCAGACACGGGGGCTGTCACTACCCAGGCTGAGCTGGACTACGAGGACCAGGTGTCCTACACCCTGGCCATTACTGCCCGGGACAATGGCATTCCCCAGAAGTCTGACACCACCTACCTGGAGATCCTGGTGAATGATGTGAATGACAATGCTCCTCAGTTCCTGCGGGATTCCTACCAGGGCAGGGTCTATGAGGATGTGCCCCCCTTCACCAGCGTCCTGCAGATCTCAGCCACTGACCGTGACTCTGGCCTTAATGGCAGGGTCTTCTACACCTTCCAAGGGGGCGATGATGGAGATGGTGACTTTATTGTAGAGTCTACATCAGGCATTGTGCGAACACTGCGGAGGCTGGATCGTGAAAATGTGGCCCAGTACATCTTGCGGGCATATGCAGTGGACAAGGGGATGCCTCCAGCCCGCACACCCACGGAAGTGACGGTCACTGTGTTGGATGTGAACGACAATCCACCTGTCTTTGAGCAGGATGAGTTTGATGTGTTTGTGGAAGAAAACAGCCCCATTGGGCTGGCTGTGGCCCGAGTCACAGCCACTGACCCTGACGAAGGCACCAATGCCCAGATCATGTATCAGATCGTGGAGGGCAACATCCCTGAGGTCTTCCAGCTGGACATATTCTCTGGGGAGCTGACTGCCCTGGTGGACTTGGATTATGAGGACCGGCCTGAATACATCCTGGTCATCCAGGCCACGTCAGCTCCCCTGGTGAGCCGGGCTACAGTACATGTCCGCCTGCTTGACCGCAATGACAATCCACCGGTGCTGGGCAACTTTGAGATTCTTTTCAACAACTATGTCACCAACCGTTCTAGCAGCTTCCCAGGGGGTGCCATCGGCCGGGTGCCTGCCCATGACCCTGACATCTCTGACAGCCTGACTTACAGCTTTGAGCGGGGGAATGAGCTCAGCCTGGTCCTGCTCAATGCCTCCACCGGCGAGCTGAGGCTGAGTCGGGCACTGGACAACAACCGACCTCTGGAGGCCATCATGAGCGTGCTGGTGTCAG ACGGCGTGCACAGTGTGACTGCCCAGTGCGCACTGCGCGTCACCATAATCACGGATGAGATGCTCACGCACAGCATCACGCTGCGCCTGGAGGACATGTCGCCGGAGCGTTTCCTGTCGCCCCTCCTGGGTCTCTTCATTCAGGCGGTGGCTGCCACGCTGGCCACACCGCCAGACCACGTGGTGGTCTTCAACGTGCAGCGGGACACCGACGCCCCCGGCGGGCACATCCTCAACGTGAGCCTGTCGGTGGGCCAGCCGCCGGGGCCCGGGGGCGGGCCGCCCTTCCTGCCCTCCGAGGACCTGCAGGAGCGCCTGTATCTCAACCGCAGCCTGCTGACGGCCATCTCCGCACAGCGCGTGCTGCCCTTTGACGACAACATCTGCCTGCGAGAGCCATGTGAGAACTACATGCGCTGCGTGTCGGTGCTGCGCTTCGATTCCTCCGCGCCCTTCATCGCCTCCTCCTCCGTGCTCTTCCGGCCCATCCACCCCGTCGGGGGACTGCGCTGCCGCTGCCCGCCCGGCTTCACGGGCGACTACTGTGAGACCGAGGTGGACCTCTGCTACTCGCGGCCCTGTGGCCCCCATGGGCGCTGCCGAAGCCGTGAGGGCGGCTACACCTGCCTCTGCCGCGAGGGCTACACGG GTGAGCACTGCGAGGTGAGTGCCCGCTCAGGCCGTTGCACCCCGGGTGTCTGCAAGAATGGGGGCACCTGTGTCAACCTGCTGGTGGGCGGCTTCAAGTGCGACTGCCCGTCCGGAGACTTCGAAAAGCCCTTCTGCCAGGTGACCACGCGCAGCTTCCCTGCCCGTTCCTTCATCACCTTCCGGGGCCTGCGCCAGCGCTTCCACTTCACCCTGGCCCTCTC GTTTGCCACCAAGGAGCGCGACGGGCTGCTGTTATACAACGGGCGCTTCAACGAGAAGCATGACTTTGTGGCCCTCGAGGTGATCCAGGAGCAGGTCCAGCTCACCTTCTCTGCAG GGGAGTCGACCACCACCGTGTCCCCATTCGTGCCCGGAGGGGTCAGTGACGGCCAGTGGCACACGGTACAGCTGAAGTACTACAATAag CCACTGTTGGGCCAGACAGGGCTCCCACAGGGCCCATCTGAGCAGAAGGTGGCTGTGGTGACCGTGGATGGCTGTGACACAGGCGTGGCCCTGCGCTTCGGAGCTGTGCTGGGCAACTACTCCTGTGCTGCCCAGGGCACCCAGGGTGGCAGCAAGAA GTCTCTGGACCTGACAGGGCCCCTGCTGCTGGGCGGGGTGCCTGACCTGCCCGAGAGCTTCCCCGTCCGCACCCGGCACTTTGTGGGCTGCATGAGGAACCTGCAGGTGGACAGTCGGCACGTCGACATGGCTGACTTCATTGCCAACAACGGCACCGTGCCTG GCTGCCCTGCCAAGAAGAACGTGTGTGACAGCAACACTTGCCACAATGGGGGCACCTGTGTGAACCAGTGGGATGCGTTCAGCTGCGAGTGCCCTCTGGGCTTCGGGGGCAAGAGCTGTGCCCAGG AAATGGCCAATCCGCAGCGCTTCCTGGGCAGCAGCCTGGTGGCCTGGCATGGCCTCTCGCTGCCCATCTCCCAACCCTGGCACCTCAGCCTTATGTTCCGCACACGCCAGGCCGACGGCGTCCTGCTGCAGGCTGTCACCAGGGGGCGCAGCACCATCACCCTGCAG CTTCGGGAGGGCCACGTGGTGCTGAGTGTGGAGGGCACAGGGCTCCAGGCCTCATCTCTCCGGCTGGAGCCAGGCCGGGCCAATGATGGCGACTGGCACCATGCACAGCTGGCACTGGGAGCCAGTGGGGGCCCCGGCCATGCCATTCTGTCCTTTGACTATGGGCAGCAGCAGGCAGAGGGCAACCTGGGCCCCCGGCTGCATGGGCTGCACCTGAGCAACATTACAGTCGGGGGAGTGCCTGGGCCGGCCAGTGGTGTGGCCCGCGGCTTCCGGGGCTGTTTGCAG GGTGTTCGGGTAAGCGAGATGCCTGAAGGTGTTAGCAGTCTGGATCCCAGCCATGGGGAAAGCATCAATGTAGAACCAGGCTGCAGCCTGCCAGACCCCTGTGACTCGAACCCATGTCCTGCCAACAGCTATTGCAGTGATGACTGGGACAGCTATTCCTGCAGCTGTGATCCTG GTTACTATGGTGACAACTGTACTAACGTATGTGACCTGAACCCATGTGAGCATCACTCCACGTGTACCCGAAAGCCCAGTGCCCCCCATGGCTATACCTGCGAGTGTCCCCAAAATTACCTTGGGCCGTACTGTGAAACTAG GATTGACCAGCCTTGCCCCCGAGGCTGGTGGGGACACCCCACGTGCGGCCCATGTAACTGTGACGTCAGCAAAGGCTTTGATCCAGACTGCAACAAGACAAGCGGCGAGTGCCACTGCAAG gagaACCACTACCAGCCCCCTGGCAGCCCGACCTGCCTCTTGTGTGACTGCTACCCAACAGGCTCTCTGTCCCGAGTCTGTGACCCTGAGGACGGCCAGTGTCCATGCAAGCCAGGTGTCATTGGGCGCCAGTGTGATCGCTGTGACAACCCTTTTGCTGAGGTCACTATCAATGGCTGTGAAG TGAATTACGACAGCTGCCCACGGGCCATTGAGGCTGGGATCTGGTGGCCCCGTACCCACTTCGGGCTGCCTgctgctgccccctgccccagaggCTCCTTTG GGACTGCTGTGCGCCACTGTGACGAGCACAGAGGGTGGCTCCCCCCAAACCTCTTCAACTGCACATCGGTAACCTTTTCAGAACTGAAGGGCTTT GCTGAGCGGCTACAGCGAAATGAATCAGGCCTGGACTCAGGGCGCTCCCAGCGGCTGGCCCTGCTTCTGCGCAACGCTACCCAGCACACGGCTGGCTACTTCGGCAGTGACGTCAAGGTGGCCTACCAGCTGGCCACACGGCTACTGGCCCACGAGAGTGCCCAGCGGGGCTTTGGACTTTCTGCCACACAGGATGTGCACTTCACCGAG AATCTGTTGCGGGTGGGCAGCGCCCTCCTGGATGCAGCCAACAAGCGGCACTGGGAGCTGATCCAGCAGACGGAGGGTGGCACTGCCTGGCTGCTCCAGCACTATGAGGCCTACGCCAGCGCCCTGGCCCAGAACATGCGGCACACCTACCTGAGCCCCTTCACCATCGTCACACCCAACATCG TTATCTCTGTAGTTCGCTTGGACAAGGGGAATTTCGCTGGGGCCAAGCTGCCCCGCTATGAGGCGCTGCGAGGCGAGCGGCCCCCAGACCTTGAGACAACGGTCATTCTGCCTGAGTCTGTCTTCAGAG AAACAACCACTGTGGTCAGGCCGGCGGGCCCTGGAGAGGCCCAGGAGCCAGAGGAGCTGGCACGGCGTCAGCGGCGGCACCCGGAGCTGAGCCAGGGTGAGGCTGTGGCCAGTGTCATCATCTACCGCACCCTGGCTGGGCTGCTGCCCCATAACTACGACCCGGACAAGCGCAGCCTGAG AGTTCCTAAACGCCCCGTCATCAACACCCCCGTGGTGAGCATCAGTGTCCATGACGATGAGGAACTTCTGCCCCGTGCTTTGGACAAGCCAGTCACGGTGCAGTTCCGGCTGCTGGAGACAGAGGAGCGGACCAAGCCCATCTGTGTCTTCTGGAACCATTCGATCCT GGTCAGTGGCACAGGCGGCTGGTCAGCTCGAGGCTGCGAGGTTGTCTTCCGCAACGAGAGCCACGTCAGCTGCCAGTGCAACCACATGACAAGCTTCGCTGTGCTTATGGACGTGTCCCGGAGGGAG AATGGAGAGATCCTGCCACTGAAGACACTAACATACGTGGCCTTAGGGGTCACCTTGGCCACCCTACTGCTCACCTTCCTGTTCCTCACTATTCTGCGTGCCCTGCGCTCCAACCAGCACGGCATCCGACGGAACCTGACTGCCGCCCTGGGACTGGCTCAGCTGGTCTTCCTTCTGGGAATCAACCAGGCTGACCTCCCT TTTGCTTGTACAGTCATCGCCATCCTGCTGCACTTCCTGTACCTCTGCACCTTTTCCTGGGCTCTCCTGGAGGCCTTGCACCTGTACCGGGCACTCACCGAGGTGCGCGACGTCAATGCTGGCCCCATGCGCTTCTACTACATGCTGGGCTGGGGTGTGCCTGCCTTCATCACAG GTCTAGCTGTGGGCCTGGACCCCGAGGGCTATGGGAACCCTGACTTCTGCTGGCTCTCCATCTATGATACCCTTATCTGGAGTTTCGCTGGCCCCGTGGCCTTTGCTGTCTCG ATGAGTGTCTTCCTGTACATCCTGGCGGCCCGGGCCTCCTGTGCTGCCCAGCGGCAGGGCTTTGAGAAGAAAGGCCCTGT ctcaggcCTGCGGCCCTCCTTTGCTGTCCTCCTGCTGCTGAGCGCCACATGGCTGCTGGCACTGCTGTCCGTCAACAGTGACACTCTCCTCTTCCACTACCTCTTTGCTGCTTGCAATTgcatccag GGCCCCTTCATCTTCCTCTCCTACGTGGTGCTTAGTAAGGAGGTCCGGAAAGCACTTAAGTTTGCCTGCAGCCGCAagcccagccctgaccctgctCTGACCACCAAGTCCACCCTGACCTCG TCCTACAACTGCCCCAGCCCGTTCACGGACGGAAGGCTGTACCAGCCCTATGGAGACTCCGCCGGCTCTGTGCACAGCGCCAGCCGCTCGGGCAAGAGTCAGCCCAGCTACATCCCCTTCCTGCTGAG GGAGGAGTCCACACTGAACCCTGGCCAAGGGCCCCCTGGCCTGGGGGACCCAGGTGGCCTATTCCTGGAAGGTCAAGACCAGCAGCATG ATCCCGACACAGACTCTGACAGTGACCTGTCCCTGGAAGATGACCAAAGTGGCTCCTATGCCTCTACCCACTCGTCAGACagcgaggaagaggaggagggggaggccgCCTTCCCTGGAGAGCCAGGCTGGGACAgcctgctggggcctggggccgaGAGACTGCCCCTGCACAGTACCCCCAAGG ATGGGGGCCTGGGACCTGGGAAGGCCCCTTGGCCAGGAGACTTTGGGACCACAGCAAaggagggtggtggcagtggagcCTCTGAAGAGCGGCCGAGGGAGAATGGAGATGCCATGCTTCGGGAGGGGTCCGTGGGCCCCATTCCAGGACCTTCTGCCCAACCTCACAAAG GCATCCTCAAGAAGAAATGTCTGCCCACCATCAGCGAGAAGAGCAGCCTCCTACGGCTACCCCTGGAGCAGGGCACAGGGTCTTCCCGGGGCTCCTCAGCCAGCGAGGGCAGCCGGGGagggccccctccccgccctccaccCCGGCAGAGCCTCCAGGAGCAGCTGAATGGGGTCATGCCCATCGCCATGAGCATCAAGGCAGGCACAGTGGACGAGGACTCGTCCGGCTCCGA AGGATAG